One stretch of Leadbetterella byssophila DSM 17132 DNA includes these proteins:
- a CDS encoding mechanosensitive ion channel family protein: protein MNEFPDIRQILVDTFSKLIEQSSTFISNLISAILILSIGWLVAKICSYILRSFLSRVGIDQLGEKIQNMELLRKYQLDFKLSKVLATIVYILIMLFLSVSAADTLGVPAISNMFMMLVDFIPKLGVAILMTLLGLFVSDLARKFVETLCKSFKISSGKLISMGVFFFLSFISVILALGQAGINTTLLESSFNILIAGLVLAFSIGYGIASKEILLNILSSIYSRKRVREGDWLEIQGVKGQVISIDNTTIVLRSEGQDVSFPLRVMQMEKITLFHKND, encoded by the coding sequence ATGAATGAGTTTCCTGACATCAGACAAATTTTGGTAGACACCTTTTCTAAATTGATAGAACAGTCAAGTACCTTTATCTCCAATTTGATCAGTGCCATACTAATCTTAAGTATCGGTTGGCTTGTAGCCAAAATCTGTTCATATATTCTTCGTTCCTTCTTGTCCAGGGTAGGAATAGATCAGTTGGGCGAAAAGATCCAGAACATGGAGCTTCTTCGTAAATACCAATTAGACTTTAAGCTGAGCAAGGTGCTGGCCACCATAGTCTATATCCTGATCATGCTCTTCCTTTCTGTATCTGCTGCAGATACACTAGGAGTGCCGGCCATTTCTAATATGTTTATGATGCTCGTAGACTTCATTCCGAAGTTGGGCGTAGCCATACTCATGACCCTTTTAGGTCTCTTCGTTTCTGATCTGGCCAGAAAATTTGTAGAAACGCTTTGTAAGTCCTTTAAGATCTCTTCCGGCAAATTGATTAGCATGGGAGTATTCTTCTTCTTGAGCTTCATCTCCGTGATCCTAGCTTTAGGACAAGCAGGCATTAACACTACTTTGTTAGAAAGCAGCTTCAACATACTTATTGCAGGCTTAGTATTAGCCTTTTCTATTGGATATGGAATTGCTTCTAAAGAGATCCTTCTTAACATCTTAAGTTCTATTTACTCGAGAAAGAGAGTTAGAGAAGGCGACTGGCTAGAGATACAGGGTGTAAAAGGCCAAGTGATTAGTATAGATAACACAACCATAGTTTTAAGATCCGAAGGTCAAGACGTATCCTTCCCTTTGCGCGTTATGCAAATGGAAAAAATTACTTTGTTCCATAAAAATGATTGA
- a CDS encoding DUF3078 domain-containing protein: MKKTTFLILLLAAFSAHAQEVPKSDEAQKKVADALTTKDLKGDFKEGWNKNSSFGTTVNITGFSDSWRQVNTGVVGNTNLHFILKHQNALVKGKNIWINDFEGQLGFQSTGKDEVTRKKVFNRNIDKLFINSLYGRKISDKVSAFAEGNFISQFLAVKDKNAETRRNIASAFMTPGYLTISTGIEYRPADYFTVKFAPIANKWTFVSHKNVQIDTTSGLAYGVNIADGKKSLSEFGSQLTLGFNKEVMKNVNLGFRYNFFKAWKDTEGNKNKPLDHRLDLLATAKINKYLNVNFTYIGILDKDIFNHKAYNNATPKPIDPIRSSWQSASGFGIGFLATF; the protein is encoded by the coding sequence ATGAAAAAAACAACTTTCCTCATTCTCTTACTTGCCGCTTTTTCGGCCCATGCACAAGAAGTTCCAAAGTCAGACGAAGCTCAAAAAAAGGTAGCTGATGCTTTGACCACAAAAGATCTAAAAGGAGATTTTAAAGAAGGGTGGAACAAGAATTCCAGCTTTGGAACCACCGTTAATATCACTGGTTTCAGTGACAGCTGGAGACAAGTGAATACCGGAGTGGTAGGAAACACTAACCTTCACTTCATTTTGAAACATCAAAATGCTCTAGTGAAAGGAAAGAATATATGGATCAATGATTTTGAAGGTCAGCTAGGTTTCCAAAGTACCGGAAAAGATGAAGTAACGCGTAAAAAGGTTTTCAATAGAAACATTGACAAACTGTTCATCAACTCTCTTTACGGTAGGAAAATCTCCGATAAGGTATCCGCCTTTGCAGAAGGTAACTTTATTTCCCAGTTCCTGGCAGTTAAAGATAAAAACGCAGAGACGAGAAGAAATATAGCTTCAGCTTTCATGACTCCGGGATATTTAACCATCTCTACAGGTATTGAATATCGTCCTGCAGATTACTTTACAGTGAAGTTTGCACCAATTGCAAACAAATGGACATTTGTGAGTCATAAAAATGTTCAAATAGATACTACCTCAGGATTAGCTTATGGTGTTAATATAGCAGATGGTAAAAAATCCCTATCAGAATTCGGTTCTCAGTTGACCTTAGGATTTAACAAGGAAGTGATGAAGAACGTGAACCTAGGTTTCCGTTATAACTTCTTCAAGGCTTGGAAAGATACCGAGGGAAATAAAAACAAGCCCTTAGATCATCGTCTCGACTTACTAGCAACAGCTAAAATAAACAAATATCTGAATGTTAACTTTACCTACATAGGTATCTTGGACAAAGACATATTTAATCACAAAGCTTATAATAACGCTACACCAAAACCTATCGACCCCATCAGATCGAGTTGGCAGAGTGCAAGCGGCTTTGGTATAGGATTTTTAGCCACTTTTTAA
- the mscL gene encoding large conductance mechanosensitive channel protein MscL gives MFKEFKEFIMTGNVIDLAVAVILGAATGGVVNGFVQDIAMPIVGFFTGGADFSDLKYVLSPASVGADGTAIPENAIRYGSWINSIINLVTVGLVLFLIVRAYNKVRKPAAPEAPAGPTEVELLTEIRDALKK, from the coding sequence ATGTTTAAAGAATTCAAAGAGTTTATCATGACCGGCAATGTCATTGACCTTGCCGTAGCCGTAATCTTAGGCGCCGCAACAGGAGGCGTAGTGAACGGTTTTGTACAAGACATCGCCATGCCTATCGTGGGATTCTTTACCGGAGGGGCAGATTTTTCTGACCTAAAATACGTCTTGAGCCCTGCTTCCGTAGGAGCTGATGGCACAGCCATTCCTGAAAACGCCATTCGCTATGGTTCATGGATCAATTCCATTATTAATCTGGTGACAGTTGGCTTAGTTCTTTTCCTTATTGTAAGAGCTTACAACAAGGTTCGTAAACCTGCAGCTCCTGAAGCACCGGCAGGTCCAACCGAAGTGGAACTACTGACAGAAATCAGAGATGCTTTGAAAAAATAA